The genome window cccaacagcagcaacaacaacagcaacagatCCTGCTACCTGCCACCACCAACCAGCCGCAACAGTTGCTCCTTAACCAAATGCCCGTGCTGGTGCAGCAGAATCCGCAGGGCGTGCAGCTAATACTGCGTCCACCTACGCCCCAGCTGACGACCACACCGTCCCTGGTCATCCAGCAGAATGCCCGAGGGCAACCCCAACTGCAAACGCAGCCGGCACAGCAACAACTGCTGCGGATAGTGGGCACCAATGGAGCGACAATGCAGCTGGCTGCCGCGCCCACCTTCATTGTGTCCTCGCAGGCGAACCTCATCCATCAGACGGCGGCGGGTCAGTTCCAGAGCGCCATCAAGTCTGGCACGCAGCTCACGGGTCTGCATGCGGCTCTAGCACAGGCACAGGCCCAGGCGCAGGCGCCACGATCTCAGCCGTTTGCCACAACGGCCACGTTGAACACCCAGCTCCTTGGCCAGAGTGTAGCCGCCCAGCTGCAGAACTTACAGCTGGCTGCGGCCCAAATTCAGATGCCCAACGGCCTCACCGCCATATCCCAACTGCCAGCTCATCTGCAGCAGAGCTTAGGTGGAGCCACCATCAATCTGAATCAGCTGAATGGGGCGCATATCCAGCAAATAGCTAACGCTTTTCAGGCGCCACAGGCTCCAGGAACGAATAGCGGAGGAGCTAGCAGCACGACGGAGCTTTTCACTCAATCCTCGCCGGCACATGTGCCGCTGGCCGTCACCCCGGAGCCATTGCGTCAGCCCACGCCCGTGCCCATgatgcagcaacaacaggctGCGATGGCCACCAttcagttgcagcagcagcagcaacaacagcagcaggcgcagattcagcagctgcagcatcAACTGCAGCAAACACAGTCCCAGGTGCAGCAGGCCCAGCAATCTGTCCAGGCGACAACCATCCCGGAGCCCAAGAAGAAACCGCGACCCCGCAAAAAGAAGCAACCTCCAGCTCCAACTCCTCCAGCAGCCTCTCCGACAGTAGCACCCGCTGAAGTGAGACCCCCGACGCCACAAAAGATAGCCATTGCCGCCACGCCCGCGCCACAGCCAACTGTACGCGCCAAGTCTCCATCGCCACCGCCAACAACGATCCAGCGAAGTAGCAATGGAAAGCTGGATCTCGGCGATGTGATGAAGTTTTGCGGCATCACTGgagacgatgacgacgacgaggacTATGGAATGGGCCTAGACACAGGGCTAGCATCAGAACCAGAGCCAGCTCAAGCCCACGCGACTCCCACAGGAGCAGCGACGACGAGCAGCAGCGGCGACATCATGATCTCCATACCGAACCAAAACGGCAGCGATGGCCTGCCTTTTACCTTGACCATTCCCGCTCCGCAGCCCCAGTCATCGACGGGATCTCAGGCGGCGGGAAACGAATCAGCCACCGAAATACCAAATATCCTCATCAAAATCGATCCAAGTGCCGAGGCAGCGGTGCCGCCATTTGGTCTATCCACGCCACGGCTGCCCACAGCAGAAGAAATTCAGAAGCAGGCGCAGCAACATTTGGCACAACAggcggcagctgcagcagcggcggcaaaGGCAaccactgccacgcccaccatcAACATTAGCCTGCCTAGCATGACATTGCAGCCGCAGGTAGCGCCGGCACCAGTTGTGACGCCAACTCCTGCCCCATCCTCGAACCCGGTGTCCACGACAGTTGTTGTCAAGCCAAGAAGGAAGCCCGCCGTGCGAAGGAATGCCAAGAAACCTGACGTGACCAGCAGCGCAAGCAATATGATCTCCTCGAGCAGTGGCACTACCACTacaatcagcagcagcactagTACCATCCTAAACAACAGTCAACCCACCACAGTAAACACCATCACTCTAACCACGCCCACGCCAGTGACAAGCAGCAGCAATTCCACCCTGATGCTGACCCACGGAACTCCGACAGCAGTGCCCAGTCAGATTGGCAACATTCAGATCTCACAGGTTCATAATCATCACCAATCCGCCTTGCCGGTGAGCAGTGCGGTGGAGAACAAGATCCAGATAATGCCGATCCTGCCACCGGGAGCCACAGTGATGGGCGGAACACCAGGAAGCGGAGGTCATGCGCCCACCACCCAATCAACCCAGTTGGTCTTTCAGCCAGCGGCACCATCGGTGGCGCCTACGATTACTTCGGACTCCACTGGCTTCAAGCTCTCCAGCGATGGTCGGCAAATGCAGCTAGTGGCCATACCACAGGCTACTCCTCCATCGCCAGCAGCCAATTCTGCCCAACCATCGGTTCCCACGCCCACTCCTGCGTTAACTGCCGGAGGAGCTACAATTCTGCCACCTCAGTTGACAGGAATGCCCGCCAATGTATCGGTTTCTGTGGGATCCCCTGCCTCGGCTGCGGCTCTGGTGCCTCAACTCACTGGAAGCCTCACACTCACCGTGTCGGAGCAGTGCGAGCGATTGATTCTGCGACATGATCCGAACAATCCCCAGGACCATCAGTCGCAGCTCATCCTGCAGGCTCTGCTCAAGGGCGCTCTGCCTAATGTTACTATCATTAATGAGCCGACGCGCGTGGATCCAAACAAACAGACAACTCCGATgctgcagccgcagcagcaagtTATCCACATACCCCAGCCACTAACTCAACCCCAGCAAATTCTGCAGCAGCAACCCAAGGTTTCAACAGCTCCCAAAATAGAAGTTAAAGGTGAGTAAACTCAAAACTCAGTATTTTTGAAAAGGCAAAGCAACCCTTGACAAATTTATCATTTTTGAAAGATCATCGATTTGAATAAATAGAATAATGGCAATTATTCCTTGCAGTGGCTAACAACAGAAAGTTGGCAGGTCAGGTAACACATCCTGCCAGCAGTATGTTAGGAATGACCAGCACTACAACTACAATGTCAACGATGAAACCACCGGCCAATCTACCCGCCAAGCAGAACGAAGTCGTATCCTTCCCGCAGCTACCACTGAACTCGCAGGTTCTCATTCAGCAGCAGCCTATGATTTCTGCGCAGCTACAGCCTCAGTTGCAACCCGTCACTGTGCCCGTCAGCTTGCCCACTCAGCCGGTACCGATCCCTTCTCCGGCGCCTGCTCCACAACTGACCAACAATGGCCAGCAGCGGTACATTGCCCTGCCGCCCATTGATCCCACCACCCAACAGTTGTTCTGCCTGAACAGTGTCACGAATCAGATAACTGCGATGAGTGCGGGCCAAACGGCTGCTTCGATTGGTCCCACCGAGCGGTTGCTTATTGCTCCGGCTGGTATCAATGCTCAGCAGCTGGCTCAATGTCTGCAGTTGGGGCAACTTCATTTCAATGATGTGAATCCACTGCCTgctcagcagcaacagcagcaggtgGCTACCACCTCGTCTTCGATGACACTTTCAATGCCACTGCGTCCTCAGCCACCGCAGCAGCAAATAGTACATCCCATCCAGCCAATCACGAATGGACTGGCCATCACCACAACGGCCAGTAGCACGCTGACCACCACCACTAGCACCACTTCGTTAACAACGGTGACCAAGCAGGTGGCCAATGTGGCGCCGATTATAGATCAAAGCAAAGCGAAACTGGAGCCGGCTAAGGCAGCCACCAGTGGAGCCGGTGGCGGAGCGGTGGTCAAAAAGAAGCCGGTGAGGAAGCCCAAGGCAACGCCGACCAATGCCTCGGAGTTGGCCAATCTGAAGAACGCCAGCGTAGTGAAGCCGATGCCAAAGCTCGATCCCCTATCGCAAAAGCCCAACAATAACCCAGTGCAGATCGTGCAGCCTAATGTGGCCAGTGGAAAGCAGATGATTGTGGTGGGCAGCTCCAGTTGCACAACAACTACCACGACAACGATGAGCGCCAGCATCCAGCCCTTCCAGACAACGAGTGGCACCAAATTGGTGGGCGTTACGGTGCcgatgcagcagcaacaacccaCTGGCACGGCAGCTATAttacaacagcagcagcaacagaggACGAGCTTCAGCTTGACGGCAACCACAGTGGCGACACCTGCCCCGATGCCTTCTCCAACGGTAGCGACTGGGGTTAGCCAACTCCAAATGCAGCAACTTCCATCCCAGCAGGCgcagcaacagttgcagccgcagcagcagcaacagttgcaaGCACCtaagcaacaacaaccgcaACCAAATACTGTGTCCCGGGTGCAAACCATCCAACTTACGCCCCAGATGCAACAGATCTTCAAGCAGGtccagatgcagatacagttCCTCACTATTAAGTTGCAAAATAAATCCACCTTCTTGCCCGTCTCCCCGGAAATTGATTCGGCAACTATTGCCGCCTACAACAAACCGATGACAGATGCGGAGATAAATCTGGCACTGCAGCGTCTCTTCGCAGAGCAGCACCGGATTCTGGCCTCCGGCAAAGAGGTGCCCACTCCAGAGGGTATGTTGCCAACAGCAAATGGAACGGGAGGCTTCAGCCTCATGCCACAGCCagttcaacaacaacaacagcagcagcaacagttgcaaGCAACAGTTCCTGAGCCACTGAAGACAATCGTTCCGGCCAATGTGGTTCAGCCCAACAACCACTCATCCACTCCTGCAGGAGCGGCCACTGGTGGTGCCACAACTGCTCCCAATGTCCAGCAGAATATAACCCAGAGGATACACATCTACCCTATgcagcaccaacaacaacagcagcagcaacaacagcagcagcagcatcagctaCAACAGACCGGAGCCAAACCAAAGCAGGCACAACCAAAGCCGACGccgcagcaggagcaacaatCGCAACTCCAAATAAAAGCCAAGGAACCGGCCAACAGGAGCAAAGTGACTAGCCAGCAGCTACAGCAAAATCCTCAGCAAATGCAACAACAGCCACCCAATGGAAGCATCAATATGTTGCCACAAAAAGTAAACATGCTGCCGGttgtccagcagcagcagcagccgcaacaacatcagcagcaaccAATGCTCAACAAAAGCGGGCCACCTCCACTGATCTTCGCCAGCTCTACAAATATGCTgagcaacagcaatagcaacaaccTCCACACCAGCAATTCTGCGATGCAAGTGAACAACATGTTGCCCCTGCCACCATTGCAACCCCAACAGCAGCCTCAGCCACAGTTACAGCAGCCACCAACTCCAATCCTGCCGCCAGTAGCACCGCCAATGGCCATGGGTGTGGCACCAGGACCGATTGGAAATCTAGTGCCATCACTCCCGACCATACCGAGTCTGCCCCTGTATATGCCGAGCAAAATGGACGAAATGCCAACACAGAAACCAAAAATTGCACGCCTCTCCTTGTGAGTAGTTGGTTGATCAATGCCGATTTCTCGAAAAGCGGCCAACTGGATTGCAGATATAGCAATGCACCATCGAGCAACATACTAATTCTTGTTTTTTTCGCAGGTTCGTTCGCCAACTGGAGGTCGATCAGGAGAGCTGTCTGAAGCCAGATTACGTAAAGCCCTTCCGCACAAAGGATGAGGCGGTTAAAAGGCTAATCAGGTGAGAAGCTGCTTAATATGAAGGATAGAGGAGCGTATTGCTAACATGTTTCTTTTTCCAGGTATCATTGCATGCATGAGAACGACGTTGAGTTGCCTTCTGACGAAGACGAGGAGTTTGAGTCCACTGCTCTGGAATTCCAGGACAAATTCCGCCAACTGAACGGCAAGTTCCAGGAAATTCTGATGCAGGAGTCAAcggtataaataaaattgtactTTCTAGTATTTTATCTAATTGTGTATTATTTACAGCTGCCACATCGAACCTCTGAGTTACTACAAATGCAGCAGCTTATGATCGATGATCTCAAAGGCGAGATCAATGAAATTCGAACCGCTGAAAAGGAGCTAGAGCAGCAGCTCAAGGAGGAGCAGACTACCGAAAAATCGACGGCGGAAAGCGATGTACTCTCGGAGGCGAAAGTTAAGGAGGAGATCAAACAGGAACCAATCGATAAGTCTGCTCAACAAGACGGCGTTGTCGACAAATTTGATTTACTGAAAAACAGCGCTGATGTCAACAAAGCTTTCAGCAAGTCACAGCCACAGCAGCCTACTACAGTAAAGCAAGAGGAAAGCAACGAAGCTGGGGAACCTTCTGTAAATGGATCTGTGAAGAGCGAAGGTCACGATAAGGAGTCGTCGAAATACATTAAGAAGGACTACGACAACTTCGACATTGAGTCTGAGCTCACCACAAGCTTCATCATGAAGAAGGTGGAGAACAAAGCGGCTTTGGCAAAGAGCGCTGAGAATCGCTACCAGGAAAGAAATATGATcgaccaacaacagcagcagcaacatatCAAAGCTAATGGAGGAGATCCCGTAGACCAGGATGATGGCTGGTACTGCCTGCAAAAGGAGCTTAACCTGATGAATAACGATCATATGCAGCAATCGCAGCAACAACTAAATGGAAACCAACAGCATCTGCCCATCAATCGCCAACAGGCAACCCAGCAATCACACTTCCTGGACAATTCAAATTCGAACAACATGATGGGCAATAGCAACCACATGTCGGATCTGTTCCCCAATGGTTGCATTGACAAGAGCAACCagagcaccaccagcagcagcaatagcagTTGCGTTAGCGAAAGCCTTGCTGGTTCTAATCCCGTGAAGACTGTCTCCTCATGCAGCGGCCAGCGCGAACAGCCAGTGGTCATGGATGCTGAGCAGCAGAACGAGCATCCCGCCATCAGTGAGTTCTTTAGCAGCGATTCGGACGTGCAGAAATCCGTGGAGACACGACTGGAGGCAATGTTCGGGGAGTCCCCCGTGCACTTGGACGTTAAGAGCAGCAACGATGCCCACGACATTGAGTCCAACCTGGACGAGATTTTTGGCGACTCGAAATCGCCAGCTGCCAACCACAAAAGTAAAATGAGCATGTGGGTGCCAGACGCATCATTTATGCAGCAGGCGCCGCAGCAACAGacgtcgcagcagcagcagcaatacgCAGGACCACAGCAACCatcacagcagcaacatcacaTCGAACTGAACTGCAACAACAATCCACGCTGGATGCAAAGCATGGAGGCGCACTACAGCGACTTTCTTTCCAGCGGGACTAGCAATGGGGAGCTGGTGAATGGAGGAGAGTCGCGGAAAAGGAGCTGGGATAGCCAGCTTATGGGCTCTGGCAGTGATATGGAAGATGACAACAGCAGCAAGCGGCTGTGCACGGCTTCTTCATCCTCCTCTTCGTCGCCCATGTCGACGCAACAGCAACACGTTCAGGTGGCACAGCATGGTCTCTTGGACTCGGACATGTTCCCCCAGATGTTGATGGATCAGCAgccacatcagcagcaacagcaggtacagcagcaacacaacTTTGCCTACGCCAACATAAtggatcagcagcagcagcaacagcaccagcagcagcattttcAGCATAACCTGCAGCAACAGatacaacagcagcagcagatgcatGTGAGCCACATGGGCGGAGCAGCAGTAGTGGCCGGCGGAGAGTACGACGATGACATCAGTCGGCATGTGGCCAGCGCCATTGATAGCATCCTGAATCTGCAGAACAGCGGCGACTCGCTGCAGTTCTCCCTGGGTTCGATCCTCGGCGACAGCATGCTGGACGATCAACGGCAAGCAGGCGCCAATTTGCCCAGCTGCCAGCAGGAGCAGGCGATCCAACGACGCCGCCATCTGGGCGAGGAGATGAACGACTGTCTGATCAGCGGCGGTGGTTCCACAGTTAGCGGAGTGGCGGACAACAGTAGTAACATACTGCTagagcaccaccaccagcagcatcaGTTGATGCAGAGCCACCAACAGCAGCCGCACCTGCAGCATCACCACCATCAGAACATGTCGCAGGCCCAGGCGCAGCACATGGGACAGCTGAACGACTTTAGCTGTGTAGCCGGTGGCTTGGACGATCCTGTCAAGTCGATAATGACGTCCTGACTTGGAGCCCCAAGCAGCACATCAGCGGCGGAAAACGCTTCAAACAGTCTGATACTAGAGTTTAATGCCACCACCTTGTGAAAAACGGATGATAATAATGACTTCCTGATTGTATAGATACCCGTCTTAGTTGTCCTTGGTTATTGTTTTACCCCCGAGTACAACCTTTAATTAGATCTAAGTTGAGTCCGTGTAGCATAAATTGTTTTTACTTATTGTTTGTATTGTTTAGTTCAATGATTTGTACCATATTTGAAAAGCCCTCAGATAACCAATTACTTAATGCAAGGGGACAGATCGAAGAAAGCGAGGTGAAAGTAATGGCATCTACAATACGGCTGAGCCCCAATAAAGCTAAGAAAGCAATTGACGTGGTGAATTGAAAACTAAACGACGAATAGCATCAAATGCTTCTCACAGAGGTACACTAAAATGGAACGTAATATAACAAATTATATAGCTACAGTAACTAAGAGAAAGCCCTAGACAATTTATTCAAATGAAACCAAGAAAGTACGTAAGATAAAGGGAAGAAGGGAACGATGGGAATAAACACGCGCAAAATGAGAGAAATGTAAGGAATACGAATTGGTTGTATAACTTATAATTAAGTTACTTGAAGCAATTCTGAGAAACAATTAAAATCACGTTGCCAATTTTGTTGTCGTTTGAATATCAGGCAGAGCAATTTATCCGCATCCAATCGATTTTTAAAAGCCCAGatagaatatatttatttacgcACTGCGTTGCGAAGGAGATTTGTAAATAGTTAGAGCATGCAGCAGTTTCAGTCGCGCCCCAGGAActgttcaaccagattataaatatatagctaagcatttttaaaaggatatcatttaaagcGCTTCAAGTACGACTGCTTCTGATATTACAGACAAACCAAcaaaccaaccaaccaaccaacctaTTGACGTGCTCAATTCGAGAGTAAAGAATATTTCGGCATAGCTACGGGTGTCATTGGAAAGCAAATGCAAAGATCTTAGGGATTAACGAGTACCAACTATGGCAAACTACGAAGCAAACCAAAAGCAGTTCAAAAATCACAATTTTAGCCAATTTAgtttaaacatttataaattataaattattgaatCTAATGTAATATCTTATACACTTAAACCGATCGATTGAAACGAGAAGCTAGCAGCTCTGAGATGGGGAACCCCAGAAAAcaaataacaacaaattaacgaaTCGTATCAATTGTATCTCGATCTTGCGACAAATCTGACTTGTGATTTGTGCCACGTTTTAAATATAGATGTCTGATTAGCTTGTAAACATACATAATAAATACGATTAAAAAGTCTACAAAAGCCCACACTCAGTAAGCCACTACGAAGTTTATCCAAAACGAATCGCGACTCGCGGTAGCAATTGTAAATGTTTGACGTGGGGAGGGCGGGCGCCACGCATCAATTACATACCAGTTACAATACTAACTACTACTTTAATACCACCACTAACACACCTACTACGATACGTACTACCGTGGACGGATTGCTTGTATTACGTGTAGTCTGTAAGGGAACTTCGAGAGGTACCATATTTTAAGATGTGCTTCGTTTGTTCAAGTCACCCATCCACGACCCATGACCCATGAACCCTGACCCTGAACTCCTGAACCCAAGCCCGAATCATAAGCATAACCATCCACTCCCACAAAAGCAAAGTCTCCCATCTGCCCAGCGTCCCGTGTGAGTTGCATGATCTTGTATTTCTATTTGGAAACTTTCTAGTTATTATTCAAAGACAACCACTTTCGTgtaaaaatgtatatgtaaTAGCATAATTTAAGTTGGCAACCCAAAACTGAAAAAACCTAACTCTACTGATAGATTACTAATGCGAATTGTTTTAAGTTGTATTTAGAACGAAATCGAACTCCTCAGAACTCAAATCGGTCGCCCCTCCCGCAACCAACTTTCCACAGCAACAAAGCGCAGTGTCGTCACTTGAATTGTTCAGCTAAATGTGTctaaatgtaattaaacataaagagaaaactaaagatttttaaacaaacATTGTGAGTTTTATTAAACATCATCAGCATAGGGAGAGAGAGGAcagcaaagcaaagcaaaggaaacaaaaaactttaatATTTGATAGTTTATTAAGCCCATCCATTCATAGTCGTCATAAACATTAAgtacataaaacaaaaaccaacaaaagaTTCAATATAAATCTCACTGAAACGCAACAAACAACCGAAAACCCAACTGAAAAcgaaaactaaataaaaggAAATGCAATTAAAGTTCATGCATTTGCGTTTGTACTGGGTGAAATGTTCTTaggaaaataaagaaaattccatacaattttaaaaacaCTTGCATTTTATTATTGGCTCCGTTTTACATACATTCACAGGTTGCCGTGGGATCGAAAATGTTCTGATCATTTTCATTGAGATTCGTTTATTCGCTACCTTTAagattaaacacaaatcgacTTTGTGCTGAGTGCAACTGATTCCTAATATCATGCTAACGTAAACATACACGTTTAACTACCATAGATTACAAGGTTAAAACCTGCTGGCGGATTCGATTGATGCTACTGTCTAAAAAAAAGGGGTTTGCAATGCCCCAATATCGTGTTACAGTACGTGCTTATAGTaggaaataaataattacaaaataacAATTATCAGTACACAGAATATTATACAATCGATTGCTTCCGATTTTCAAATGACATGTTTAATAGGAATATGGGACGATTGGCTAAAAATCCCTGGGGCGACAAATGCTGCATTTTCTTGGTGCAACCTCAAATCTAACACCTTCCAAAGGCAATGGATTAAGATAGCTGGCCTTCTATAGATAGActtagtaaatattttaaatgaatttcgTTAGCAGAGGTCTGGCGTTAAAAAGGTGATATTGCACCCTAATTCGTCGCCCCAGGTGTTACACTTTCTCGCCATCGATCCATACCGATGTTGGGCATTGCTTTATTCGATTAGCCAACTCTGCTCTGCGTATCTCTAAACTTAGCATAGTATTTGGCATTTACGCTAAATAGCGAATACGAGTTACACGATAGATGCAGCATGAATGCGCCAACTCCATTCGGCTTTCAGTTAGTGTCGCGGACGCAACTAAGTTGCGCTGCCCCTAATTGCTTCACTTAGGCGGTAGTTAAGTCTTGAGCGGATAGACCGGCAGTGGATGGCCTTCCGAATTGAAGACCCACTGCTCCAGGTCGATTTCCTTGCGGTCGTCGCTAAACAGCAGGTAGAAGTACTTCAGGGTCTCGCTCATCCAAAAGCTTTCCATCAAATCGCGCAGACGCGTGCTCTGCGTGTTCTTTACATTTCCCATCGATGTGTAGCCAGCATTTACTTTAGCGTGAGTCTCAAACGCCTGGAAGATTTTCCATCCCATGTCCTGGTATGTCCGATTGCCAGTTAATGAGTAGAAGTAATAGAGACTCTCCACAAACTCCGGCCGCAACAGGTTGTGGGCATCGTTTGGCTTCACATAAATGTCCTGATCGTCCTTTTCGGTTAGTGCAAAATACGAGATCTCTGCAGCCAAATGTGTGGGATTCATCACGTAGGTCTGATAGCATGTATCCAATAAGTCCCTTGCAAGTATAAGGTGCGAGTCTGGCATCCCGTTCTGGTGACCCAGAATCAAAGTGCCCGGCAGATAACACGTAAGATGATCCATTTTCGGCTTAAAGTCTTTGCCATTGATCAGCTCGCCTATGTAAACCCAGTGCTCTCGTGGCGTGCGCCGCATCAGTTGTGTTAGAACTCCATCGACTGCTTGCATGTAGTCCAAAATAAGGCTAGAATAAAAAAGAGGtcaaataaagtaaataataaacaattggCACAGCACAGCTGTGATAAATCAACCAGCTGAAATTTCTACGTCTTAATCAAGAATTCTTTGTTCGTAATAGAAATTCTTAACTTCAATGTCACACTCATTTACGTACTTATCATTATCCCTGCGGCCGGTCTGAATCCACTGCTTGAGCAAGTACTCATAGTAGGAGTCTCCACGAGCACCAAGCGAGATAGTGGCATAGTTTCGGAATGTTCCTGTGTTGGCGTTAATGAATATGGGCACCAAACCATGATTCTTCTCCAGATCATGCACCTTCTCGTTTACTCTGTGAGCAACCTGATAAgtcaattattttataattcgTTATTGCCCTTATCTGATCTGTGTTTACCTGTTCATAAATGGAGATGTTTGTAGAACGACTCAAATCACGAAACTCTAGCTGAATGGTGGTGACCTCACTGGTGGAGCTATCAGGGG of Drosophila mauritiana strain mau12 chromosome 3R, ASM438214v1, whole genome shotgun sequence contains these proteins:
- the LOC117142399 gene encoding nuclear receptor coactivator 6 — protein: MSRRQSLDRPGILSPPGPFLTPSPSPSISASPRLQPSPSLSPFPQDVVLVAGGSQVNANSNPQEHERKAATPGRRQSIHQFTNGSPNAGTVVFQPSPSQSPAAATTVIGVTSGGLIATAAGGTGASLSTGVGAGSSSGVGIGVALHGNAIGNELNATLVGSNNIQLNKKGTKRATQQQQQQQQQLGHQIFSSAVAPTSISSATAVAAGGGGYGQFNATAISTPTSFATAGSVVSSSAKGPTKGQKGQQQQHQQFQHYQSSSPLIADSPIPSPSGAIAAAAIKPPTPQPQQMQMLPQQFTISQQPQQQQQAQQVFQFIQGPQGQLIATTPQQQQPIQQQQQQQPQPVQQQQQHRFVSNAGVTGMSTGKTGKAPQQILPKPQQELQQQKKGANGGAQISQSAQQTGQANNPTQQQQQQQQQILLPATTNQPQQLLLNQMPVLVQQNPQGVQLILRPPTPQLTTTPSLVIQQNARGQPQLQTQPAQQQLLRIVGTNGATMQLAAAPTFIVSSQANLIHQTAAGQFQSAIKSGTQLTGLHAALAQAQAQAQAPRSQPFATTATLNTQLLGQSVAAQLQNLQLAAAQIQMPNGLTAISQLPAHLQQSLGGATINLNQLNGAHIQQIANAFQAPQAPGTNSGGASSTTELFTQSSPAHVPLAVTPEPLRQPTPVPMMQQQQAAMATIQLQQQQQQQQQAQIQQLQHQLQQTQSQVQQAQQSVQATTIPEPKKKPRPRKKKQPPAPTPPAASPTVAPAEVRPPTPQKIAIAATPAPQPTVRAKSPSPPPTTIQRSSNGKLDLGDVMKFCGITGDDDDDEDYGMGLDTGLASEPEPAQAHATPTGAATTSSSGDIMISIPNQNGSDGLPFTLTIPAPQPQSSTGSQAAGNESATEIPNILIKIDPSAEAAVPPFGLSTPRLPTAEEIQKQAQQHLAQQAAAAAAAAKATTATPTINISLPSMTLQPQVAPAPVVTPTPAPSSNPVSTTVVVKPRRKPAVRRNAKKPDVTSSASNMISSSSGTTTTISSSTSTILNNSQPTTVNTITLTTPTPVTSSSNSTLMLTHGTPTAVPSQIGNIQISQVHNHHQSALPVSSAVENKIQIMPILPPGATVMGGTPGSGGHAPTTQSTQLVFQPAAPSVAPTITSDSTGFKLSSDGRQMQLVAIPQATPPSPAANSAQPSVPTPTPALTAGGATILPPQLTGMPANVSVSVGSPASAAALVPQLTGSLTLTVSEQCERLILRHDPNNPQDHQSQLILQALLKGALPNVTIINEPTRVDPNKQTTPMLQPQQQVIHIPQPLTQPQQILQQQPKVSTAPKIEVKVANNRKLAGQVTHPASSMLGMTSTTTTMSTMKPPANLPAKQNEVVSFPQLPLNSQVLIQQQPMISAQLQPQLQPVTVPVSLPTQPVPIPSPAPAPQLTNNGQQRYIALPPIDPTTQQLFCLNSVTNQITAMSAGQTAASIGPTERLLIAPAGINAQQLAQCLQLGQLHFNDVNPLPAQQQQQQVATTSSSMTLSMPLRPQPPQQQIVHPIQPITNGLAITTTASSTLTTTTSTTSLTTVTKQVANVAPIIDQSKAKLEPAKAATSGAGGGAVVKKKPVRKPKATPTNASELANLKNASVVKPMPKLDPLSQKPNNNPVQIVQPNVASGKQMIVVGSSSCTTTTTTTMSASIQPFQTTSGTKLVGVTVPMQQQQPTGTAAILQQQQQQRTSFSLTATTVATPAPMPSPTVATGVSQLQMQQLPSQQAQQQLQPQQQQQLQAPKQQQPQPNTVSRVQTIQLTPQMQQIFKQVQMQIQFLTIKLQNKSTFLPVSPEIDSATIAAYNKPMTDAEINLALQRLFAEQHRILASGKEVPTPEGMLPTANGTGGFSLMPQPVQQQQQQQQQLQATVPEPLKTIVPANVVQPNNHSSTPAGAATGGATTAPNVQQNITQRIHIYPMQHQQQQQQQQQQQQHQLQQTGAKPKQAQPKPTPQQEQQSQLQIKAKEPANRSKVTSQQLQQNPQQMQQQPPNGSINMLPQKVNMLPVVQQQQQPQQHQQQPMLNKSGPPPLIFASSTNMLSNSNSNNLHTSNSAMQVNNMLPLPPLQPQQQPQPQLQQPPTPILPPVAPPMAMGVAPGPIGNLVPSLPTIPSLPLYMPSKMDEMPTQKPKIARLSLFVRQLEVDQESCLKPDYVKPFRTKDEAVKRLIRYHCMHENDVELPSDEDEEFESTALEFQDKFRQLNGKFQEILMQESTLPHRTSELLQMQQLMIDDLKGEINEIRTAEKELEQQLKEEQTTEKSTAESDVLSEAKVKEEIKQEPIDKSAQQDGVVDKFDLLKNSADVNKAFSKSQPQQPTTVKQEESNEAGEPSVNGSVKSEGHDKESSKYIKKDYDNFDIESELTTSFIMKKVENKAALAKSAENRYQERNMIDQQQQQQHIKANGGDPVDQDDGWYCLQKELNLMNNDHMQQSQQQLNGNQQHLPINRQQATQQSHFLDNSNSNNMMGNSNHMSDLFPNGCIDKSNQSTTSSSNSSCVSESLAGSNPVKTVSSCSGQREQPVVMDAEQQNEHPAISEFFSSDSDVQKSVETRLEAMFGESPVHLDVKSSNDAHDIESNLDEIFGDSKSPAANHKSKMSMWVPDASFMQQAPQQQTSQQQQQYAGPQQPSQQQHHIELNCNNNPRWMQSMEAHYSDFLSSGTSNGELVNGGESRKRSWDSQLMGSGSDMEDDNSSKRLCTASSSSSSSPMSTQQQHVQVAQHGLLDSDMFPQMLMDQQPHQQQQQVQQQHNFAYANIMDQQQQQQHQQQHFQHNLQQQIQQQQQMHVSHMGGAAVVAGGEYDDDISRHVASAIDSILNLQNSGDSLQFSLGSILGDSMLDDQRQAGANLPSCQQEQAIQRRRHLGEEMNDCLISGGGSTVSGVADNSSNILLEHHHQQHQLMQSHQQQPHLQHHHHQNMSQAQAQHMGQLNDFSCVAGGLDDPVKSIMTS